In the genome of Rhodospirillales bacterium, one region contains:
- a CDS encoding phosphoribosylglycinamide formyltransferase yields MARLKLAVLISGRGSNLQALIDACRDPAYPAEIVLTLANEPDALGLERAKAAGVATHVIDHRNFPDRAAFENQLTRAIEASGAGLVCLAGFMRLLGAGFVRRWRDRMINIHPSLLPAFKGLHTHERVIEAGARFAGCTVHFVRENMDEGPIIAQAAVPVRPEDTAETLAARVLAQEHVIYPHAVRLIAEGRVRIEGERAVIERARTPTGALVNPAP; encoded by the coding sequence ATGGCGCGATTGAAGCTGGCGGTGTTGATTTCGGGCCGGGGCAGCAACCTTCAGGCCCTGATCGACGCCTGTCGGGATCCCGCCTATCCGGCCGAGATCGTCCTCACCCTCGCCAACGAGCCGGACGCCCTCGGTCTCGAACGGGCGAAGGCTGCGGGCGTTGCGACCCATGTGATCGATCACCGTAATTTTCCCGACCGCGCCGCGTTCGAAAACCAATTGACCAGGGCGATCGAGGCCTCGGGCGCGGGTCTGGTGTGCCTCGCCGGATTCATGCGCCTGCTCGGCGCCGGATTCGTGCGGCGCTGGCGCGACCGGATGATCAACATCCATCCGTCGTTGCTGCCCGCCTTCAAGGGACTGCACACCCACGAGCGCGTGATCGAAGCCGGCGCGCGATTCGCCGGCTGTACCGTCCATTTCGTGCGCGAGAACATGGACGAGGGCCCGATCATCGCCCAGGCCGCGGTGCCGGTGCGCCCCGAGGACACCGCCGAAACCCTCGCCGCCCGGGTCCTGGCCCAGGAGCATGTCATCTATCCGCACGCCGTCCGCCTGATCGCCGAGGGCCGCGTCAGGATCGAGGGCGAGCGGGCCGTCATCGAGCGCGCGCGAACCCCTACCGGCGCGCTGGTCAACCCGGCGCCGTGA
- a CDS encoding DNA replication protein produces the protein MTAATADAGRQLALAFAHRAAFGADDFLVAPSNADAVAWVDRWRTWARPVLVLHGPPGCGKTHLGHVFLGLADGIAIAAKDLGASDFARLVDERRTDTPAMLVEDADRIGDPAAEHALFHLHNLIVEARGYLLLTARVPPARWPIRLPDLASRVRAAPTVAIAPPDEALIGAVLVKQFADRQVRVDPAVIAFLMARMERSFDAARRLVDALDAAALSEGRAITVPLVSAVLARLSDETKD, from the coding sequence GTGACCGCCGCGACTGCCGACGCGGGGCGGCAGCTCGCGCTCGCTTTTGCGCACCGGGCCGCCTTCGGCGCCGACGATTTCCTGGTCGCGCCGTCGAACGCGGACGCGGTCGCCTGGGTCGATCGCTGGCGGACGTGGGCCCGCCCGGTGCTGGTGCTGCATGGTCCCCCAGGCTGCGGCAAGACCCATCTCGGCCATGTTTTTCTCGGTCTCGCCGACGGCATCGCAATTGCGGCCAAGGATTTGGGCGCAAGCGACTTCGCCCGCCTTGTGGACGAACGCCGCACCGACACGCCCGCGATGCTGGTGGAGGACGCCGACCGAATCGGCGATCCGGCCGCCGAGCACGCGCTTTTTCACTTGCACAATCTGATCGTTGAGGCACGGGGATATCTGCTGCTGACCGCGCGCGTGCCGCCCGCGCGTTGGCCGATCCGGCTGCCCGATCTCGCCTCGCGGGTACGCGCCGCCCCGACGGTCGCCATAGCACCGCCGGACGAGGCGTTGATCGGCGCGGTATTGGTCAAGCAGTTCGCCGACCGCCAGGTGCGGGTCGATCCCGCCGTGATCGCGTTCTTAATGGCGCGCATGGAGCGCTCCTTCGACGCGGCGCGGCGGCTGGTGGACGCCCTCGATGCGGCCGCGTTGAGCGAAGGTCGCGCCATCACTGTTCCGCTTGTGTCGGCGGTTCTGGCACGTCTCAGTGATGAGACGAAAGATTAG
- the rnd gene encoding ribonuclease D, which yields MIADSEVLADFCRRIAGAPFVTVDTEFMRERTYWPILCVVQVAGGGMDDDPAAAAAIDALAPGIDLAPLLRIFDDPGVLKVFHAARQDLEIFYYLTKKLPTPVFDTQVAAMVCGFGDSASYETLVGSLARARIDKSSRFTDWSARPLSERQIAYALDDVIHLRKVYEELRRRLAANGRESWLAEEMAVLTNTATYDVDPARAWLRLKARGGGRFLSVLREVAAWREREAQRRDIPRGRVLRDESLIEIAHHRPTSVDALARTRGLSAKMAEGSMGAGLLKAIAAGIAVPDRECPHMEEKTDLPGGIGPVTDLLKVLLKHAAESSGVAPKLLASASDLERIAAFGEKAGVAALSGWRREVFGDDALGLIRGRIALSAEGRKIKLARA from the coding sequence CTGATCGCCGACAGCGAAGTCCTCGCCGATTTCTGCCGGCGCATCGCCGGCGCGCCGTTCGTCACCGTTGACACCGAATTCATGCGCGAGCGGACCTATTGGCCGATCCTCTGCGTCGTGCAGGTGGCCGGCGGCGGCATGGATGACGACCCCGCCGCAGCCGCCGCCATCGACGCGCTCGCACCGGGAATCGATCTCGCCCCGCTCCTTCGGATTTTCGACGATCCGGGCGTGCTCAAGGTCTTTCACGCCGCGCGCCAGGATTTGGAAATCTTCTATTACTTGACCAAGAAACTGCCGACGCCGGTATTCGACACCCAAGTCGCGGCGATGGTCTGCGGCTTCGGCGATTCGGCGAGCTACGAAACCCTGGTCGGCTCGCTCGCCCGCGCCCGGATCGACAAATCCTCGCGCTTCACCGACTGGTCGGCGCGACCCTTGAGCGAACGCCAGATCGCGTATGCCCTCGACGATGTGATTCACCTGCGCAAGGTCTACGAGGAACTACGCCGCCGGCTCGCCGCCAATGGCCGCGAATCGTGGCTAGCGGAGGAAATGGCGGTGCTAACCAACACGGCCACCTACGACGTCGATCCGGCGCGCGCGTGGCTCAGGCTCAAGGCGCGCGGCGGCGGACGCTTCCTCTCGGTCCTGCGCGAGGTCGCCGCCTGGCGCGAGCGTGAGGCCCAGCGCCGCGACATTCCGCGCGGGCGCGTCTTGCGCGACGAATCCCTGATCGAGATCGCGCACCACCGGCCGACGTCGGTCGACGCGCTCGCGCGCACTCGGGGCTTGAGCGCCAAGATGGCCGAGGGGTCCATGGGCGCCGGGCTCCTGAAGGCCATCGCCGCCGGCATTGCCGTACCGGACAGGGAGTGCCCGCATATGGAGGAAAAGACCGACCTACCGGGCGGTATCGGGCCGGTGACCGACCTGCTCAAGGTGCTACTCAAGCACGCCGCCGAGTCCTCGGGCGTGGCGCCGAAGCTGCTGGCCTCGGCGTCCGACCTGGAACGCATCGCCGCCTTCGGCGAAAAGGCGGGCGTCGCCGCGCTCTCCGGCTGGCGGCGCGAAGTGTTCGGCGACGACGCGCTCGGTCTGATCCGGGGCCGGATCGCACTCTCGGCCGAAGGGCGCAAGATCAAGCTCGCGCGCGCCTAA
- a CDS encoding iron ABC transporter permease, with the protein MSVSPAASPAASASRSRARPSPLVVLAVLVGGLLILPIAAVALYAFAPGQGAWAHLADTVLPSYIGNTLALVVMVGVGVVIVGVPAAWIVAMCEFPGRRIFEWALVLPLAAPSYVAAYAYTDFFQPAGPVQGALRALTGWSVGDYWFPDIRSLLGAAAMFVAVLYPYVYLLARAAFLEQSAGPIEAARALGCNAWEAFVRVAVPLARPAIVAGAALALMETLADFGTVAYFGVPTFTVGIYRAWFSMNDPVAAAQLSLALLAFVVVLIAAERRNRGQARYFQTAGRSKPLPRYVLGGTRAALAILACALPLLFGFALPAAILAGLTFAGDGMNLGARFAGLAANTLTLAAVTAVLALAVALLLAYAQRLNPGPVSFGTGRLAGMGYAMPGSVIAVGVLIPLGAFDNAVDSWMRATFGISTGLILTGTIVALVFAYLVRFLAVSLQTVEASLAKITPSMDGAARTLGARPGRVLARVHLPLLRPSLLAALLIVFVDVTKELPATLLLRPFNFDTLAVQAHNLAADERLAEAAAASLGIVLVGLLPIVMLARAAARGRAGTQPALP; encoded by the coding sequence ATGAGTGTCTCTCCCGCCGCATCGCCCGCCGCGTCCGCGTCCCGGTCCCGCGCGCGCCCGTCCCCGCTTGTCGTCCTCGCGGTTCTCGTCGGCGGCCTCCTGATCCTGCCCATCGCCGCCGTCGCCCTATATGCCTTCGCGCCCGGCCAAGGCGCCTGGGCGCACCTCGCCGATACGGTTCTTCCCTCCTATATCGGCAACACGCTCGCGCTGGTGGTTATGGTCGGCGTCGGCGTGGTGATCGTCGGGGTGCCGGCCGCCTGGATCGTCGCCATGTGCGAGTTTCCCGGCCGGCGCATCTTCGAATGGGCGCTGGTGTTGCCGCTTGCCGCGCCGTCGTATGTCGCGGCTTACGCCTACACCGATTTTTTCCAGCCGGCCGGTCCGGTGCAGGGTGCGCTGCGCGCGCTGACCGGCTGGTCGGTGGGCGATTACTGGTTTCCCGACATCCGCTCGTTGCTCGGCGCCGCGGCGATGTTCGTCGCGGTGCTTTACCCTTACGTCTATCTGCTCGCCCGCGCCGCGTTCCTGGAACAGTCCGCGGGCCCGATCGAGGCCGCCCGAGCGCTCGGATGCAACGCCTGGGAGGCTTTCGTCCGGGTCGCGGTGCCGCTCGCGCGGCCGGCCATCGTCGCCGGCGCGGCGCTGGCGCTGATGGAGACGCTCGCCGACTTCGGCACCGTCGCCTATTTCGGCGTGCCGACATTCACGGTCGGCATCTATCGCGCGTGGTTCTCCATGAACGACCCGGTGGCGGCGGCGCAACTGTCGCTGGCGCTGCTGGCGTTCGTCGTCGTGCTGATCGCGGCCGAGCGCCGCAACCGCGGCCAAGCGCGTTATTTCCAGACCGCCGGACGATCAAAGCCGCTGCCGCGCTACGTGCTTGGCGGAACTCGCGCTGCGCTCGCCATTCTTGCCTGCGCCCTGCCGCTGCTGTTCGGGTTTGCGTTGCCGGCCGCGATCCTCGCCGGCCTGACGTTTGCGGGCGATGGCATGAACTTGGGTGCGCGCTTCGCCGGTCTCGCCGCCAACACCCTGACGCTCGCCGCAGTCACGGCGGTGCTGGCGCTGGCTGTCGCCCTGCTGCTTGCCTACGCGCAGCGCTTAAATCCTGGTCCGGTATCCTTCGGAACCGGACGCCTAGCCGGCATGGGCTATGCGATGCCCGGATCGGTGATCGCCGTCGGGGTGCTGATCCCGCTCGGCGCCTTCGACAACGCCGTGGACTCCTGGATGCGCGCGACGTTCGGAATTTCAACCGGATTGATCCTGACCGGAACCATCGTCGCGCTGGTATTCGCCTACCTGGTCCGCTTTCTCGCCGTGTCGCTGCAAACCGTGGAAGCGAGCCTTGCCAAGATCACTCCCAGCATGGACGGCGCCGCCCGCACCCTCGGGGCCCGGCCGGGACGCGTGCTCGCGCGCGTGCATTTGCCGCTGCTGCGCCCGAGCCTGCTTGCCGCCCTGCTGATCGTGTTCGTCGATGTCACCAAGGAGCTGCCGGCGACGCTGTTGCTCAGGCCATTCAATTTCGACACCCTCGCGGTGCAAGCGCACAATCTCGCCGCCGACGAACGGCTGGCGGAGGCCGCCGCCGCGTCGCTGGGCATCGTCTTGGTCGGGCTTCTGCCGATCGTAATGCTCGCCCGCGCGGCCGCCCGCGGCCGCGCGGGAACGCAACCGGCATTACCTTAA
- a CDS encoding CDP-alcohol phosphatidyltransferase family protein translates to MRLLMVPLVVYLILHERLIAGFWLFVAAGISDAIDGYIAKRFNVSSPLGRYLDPLADKALLVALFVLGGYLDFLPDWLVILVVFRDVMIIGGAILFYTLDLPPKMPPLVVSKINTACQIVLVAAALAFRGYGLDLAPLQSVLEYLVAATTLASGLAYLVKWGRLAATIEEDR, encoded by the coding sequence ATGCGCCTGCTGATGGTGCCGCTGGTGGTGTACCTGATTCTGCACGAACGCCTGATTGCCGGGTTCTGGCTGTTCGTCGCCGCCGGCATCAGCGACGCCATCGACGGCTACATCGCCAAGCGATTCAACGTTTCAAGTCCGCTCGGTCGCTATCTCGATCCACTCGCCGACAAGGCGCTGCTGGTCGCGTTATTCGTTCTCGGCGGCTATCTGGATTTTCTGCCCGACTGGCTGGTGATCCTGGTGGTATTCCGCGACGTGATGATCATCGGCGGTGCCATCCTGTTCTATACGCTCGACCTGCCACCGAAGATGCCGCCCTTGGTGGTTAGCAAAATCAACACCGCATGCCAGATCGTGCTGGTGGCGGCGGCGCTCGCCTTTCGCGGCTACGGACTGGACTTGGCCCCGCTGCAATCCGTGCTGGAATACCTGGTAGCGGCGACGACCCTCGCCTCCGGCTTGGCATATCTGGTGAAATGGGGCCGCTTGGCGGCGACGATCGAGGAGGATCGCTAA
- the aspS gene encoding aspartate--tRNA ligase → MHPYRTHTCGALRPAHVGETVRLSGWVHRKRDHGNLLFVDLRDHYGLTQCVIDSSAPPFKVAEGVRPESVVIVTGRVVKRAPETVNPNLPTGEVEVAIAAIEVEGPAEVLPIQVAGDIEYPEDLRLTYRFLDLRREKPHRNILLRSQVIASIRRRMTEQGFVEFQTPILTASSPEGARDYLVPSRNHPGQFYALPQAPQQFKQLIMISGFDRYFQIAPCFRDEDARADRSPGEFYQLDFEMAFVTQDDVFAAIEPVLAGVFEEFARGRTVTKPPFPRVPYADSMLRYGNDKPDLRNPIVMSDATEIFRGSGFGLFANLVAKGAVVRAIPAPGAGAQPRSFFDKLNDWAKAEGAGGLGYMVMEDGGAKGPIGKNLDAERIARVRQTTGAKDGDAVFFVCGDKAKAEKFAGLARTRIGEELDLIEKNAFRFCWVVDFPMYELNPDTQKIEFSHNPFSMPQGGLEALNTKAPLDVLAFQYDIVCNGIELSSGAIRNHRPDIMLRAFEIAGYGKEEVERRFGGMLSAFRYGAPPHGGSAPGIDRIVMMLADEPNIREVIVFPMNQQAQDLLMGAPAPADPARLKELHLKLDLPKPKGKDER, encoded by the coding sequence ATGCATCCTTACCGCACCCACACCTGCGGCGCACTGCGCCCCGCCCACGTCGGCGAAACCGTCCGGCTGTCGGGCTGGGTCCATCGCAAGCGCGACCACGGCAACCTGCTGTTCGTCGATCTGCGCGACCATTACGGCCTGACCCAGTGCGTGATCGACAGTTCCGCGCCGCCCTTCAAGGTCGCCGAAGGCGTGCGCCCGGAAAGCGTGGTCATCGTCACCGGTCGCGTGGTCAAGCGCGCGCCGGAAACCGTGAATCCCAACCTGCCGACCGGCGAGGTCGAAGTGGCGATCGCCGCGATCGAGGTGGAAGGCCCGGCCGAGGTGCTGCCGATCCAGGTCGCGGGCGACATCGAATACCCCGAGGATTTGCGCCTGACCTATCGCTTCCTCGATCTCCGGCGCGAAAAGCCGCACCGCAACATCCTGCTCCGCAGCCAGGTGATCGCGAGCATCCGCCGGCGCATGACCGAACAAGGCTTCGTCGAATTCCAAACCCCGATCCTGACCGCCAGTTCGCCCGAAGGCGCGCGCGACTACCTGGTGCCGTCGCGCAACCATCCGGGCCAGTTCTACGCGCTGCCCCAGGCGCCGCAGCAGTTCAAGCAGTTGATCATGATTTCGGGCTTCGACCGCTATTTCCAGATCGCGCCCTGCTTTCGCGACGAGGACGCGCGCGCCGACCGCTCTCCGGGCGAGTTCTACCAGCTCGACTTCGAAATGGCGTTTGTCACCCAGGATGACGTGTTCGCGGCGATCGAGCCGGTATTGGCCGGCGTGTTCGAGGAATTCGCGCGCGGGCGCACGGTGACCAAACCACCGTTTCCGCGCGTCCCTTACGCCGATTCCATGCTGAGGTACGGCAACGACAAGCCCGATCTCCGCAATCCGATCGTGATGAGCGACGCGACCGAGATCTTTCGCGGCTCCGGCTTCGGGCTGTTCGCCAACCTGGTGGCCAAGGGCGCGGTGGTGCGCGCGATTCCCGCGCCGGGCGCCGGCGCGCAACCGCGCAGCTTCTTCGACAAGCTCAACGATTGGGCCAAGGCCGAAGGCGCGGGCGGCCTCGGCTACATGGTGATGGAGGACGGCGGCGCCAAAGGCCCGATCGGCAAGAACCTGGATGCCGAGCGCATCGCCCGCGTGCGCCAGACGACCGGTGCCAAAGATGGCGACGCCGTGTTCTTCGTTTGCGGCGACAAAGCCAAGGCGGAGAAATTCGCCGGCCTCGCCCGCACCCGCATCGGCGAGGAACTCGATCTGATCGAGAAAAATGCCTTCCGTTTCTGCTGGGTGGTTGATTTTCCGATGTACGAGTTGAATCCGGACACCCAGAAGATCGAATTCAGCCACAATCCATTCTCGATGCCGCAAGGGGGACTGGAGGCGCTCAACACCAAGGCCCCACTCGACGTCCTCGCCTTCCAATACGACATCGTCTGCAACGGCATCGAGCTTTCGAGCGGCGCGATCCGCAACCATCGCCCGGACATCATGCTGCGCGCGTTCGAGATCGCGGGATATGGTAAGGAGGAAGTCGAACGCCGCTTCGGCGGCATGCTGTCGGCGTTCCGCTACGGCGCGCCACCGCACGGCGGTTCGGCCCCGGGCATCGACCGGATCGTGATGATGCTGGCGGACGAACCCAACATCCGCGAGGTGATCGTGTTCCCCATGAACCAGCAGGCCCAGGACCTGCTCATGGGCGCGCCTGCGCCGGCCGACCCGGCGCGGCTCAAGGAACTGCACCTGAAGCTCGATTTGCCGAAGCCGAAGGGCAAGGACGAGCGTTAA
- a CDS encoding AI-2E family transporter: MNRRTVFLLALIGGVGLLLYGLSGVLLPFVAGLLVAYFLDPVADRLESAGFSRTLATTVITIAFFVLVAAVLTVLAPLLQGQIVGLVAKTPTVVEALREQAAPLIERFQATLTQEQIARLREAAGTYAGEAAKLLGTMVGRVLSGGAAFLQLLSLVIITPLVSFYLLRDWDRIVAQFDDLLPRDMAPTVREVMGEIDRTIAAWVRGQATVCLLLATWYGLGLTLVGLEFGLVIGFLTGLISFVPYFGMGIGLAVALGVAFAQFSGVMPFVLVAGVFAVGQVVEGYVLTPKLVGDKVGLHPVWVIFALLAGGALFGFTGVLLAVPVAAVIGVLLRHALARYRASAYWRGEGRS, encoded by the coding sequence ATGAACCGGCGAACCGTGTTTCTGCTCGCGCTAATCGGCGGGGTCGGGCTGCTGCTCTACGGCCTTTCCGGCGTGCTGCTGCCTTTCGTCGCCGGGCTGTTGGTCGCCTATTTCCTCGATCCGGTCGCCGACCGGCTGGAAAGCGCCGGGTTCTCGCGCACGCTCGCGACCACGGTCATCACTATCGCCTTCTTCGTGCTGGTGGCGGCAGTCTTGACGGTGCTGGCGCCGCTGCTGCAAGGGCAGATCGTCGGCCTCGTCGCCAAGACGCCGACGGTGGTCGAGGCACTGCGCGAGCAGGCCGCGCCGCTGATCGAGCGTTTCCAGGCGACACTGACCCAGGAGCAAATCGCGCGTCTGCGCGAGGCGGCCGGAACCTACGCGGGCGAAGCGGCCAAGCTGCTCGGCACCATGGTCGGCCGGGTGCTCAGCGGGGGCGCGGCGTTTCTCCAGCTTCTCTCGCTCGTGATCATCACGCCGTTGGTGTCGTTCTACCTGCTGCGCGATTGGGACCGGATCGTCGCCCAATTCGACGACTTGCTGCCGCGCGATATGGCGCCGACGGTGCGCGAGGTCATGGGCGAGATCGACCGGACCATCGCCGCATGGGTGCGCGGCCAAGCGACGGTGTGCCTGCTGCTGGCGACGTGGTATGGGCTCGGCCTGACCTTGGTCGGCCTCGAATTCGGCCTGGTCATCGGCTTTCTCACTGGCCTGATCTCGTTCGTGCCTTATTTCGGCATGGGCATCGGCCTCGCGGTCGCGCTCGGCGTCGCCTTCGCCCAGTTTTCCGGCGTGATGCCTTTCGTCCTGGTGGCGGGCGTCTTCGCCGTCGGTCAGGTGGTCGAAGGTTACGTTCTCACGCCCAAACTGGTCGGGGATAAAGTTGGGCTGCACCCGGTATGGGTGATCTTCGCGTTGCTCGCGGGCGGCGCGTTGTTCGGCTTCACCGGGGTGCTGCTCGCGGTGCCGGTCGCGGCGGTGATCGGCGTGTTGCTGCGCCATGCTCTCGCGCGCTATCGCGCCAGCGCCTATTGGCGCGGCGAGGGTCGTTCGTGA
- a CDS encoding DUF2066 domain-containing protein → MLENPPVHRPASALHAGDLCYIERPSGEPKIDLLRRFSMREMTGLTVLRIALAGAILAFWFAPVRAASVFDVAGVAVDVTADTAAQARERALAEGERVAFRRLLERLTLRSDHSRLPNPPRAEIGNYLQDFSVADEKTSPVRYLAKLTFRFKAEEIRRLLDQVGIPFAETMSKPVLVLPVYQSAGALLLWDDPNPWRSAWSQVTVREGLVPLVLAAGDLQDVAAIGAEQAAAADETRLAAIAGRYGTTDTVVAVATMGYQPQQSVPYVRVFVSRHGPTAPKGRTEIEITAQAGENTGRLLQRAAAETTRLIEDGWKRENLLSLGRASVAAVSVPIGSLADWLAVRKKMGEVSVVRRAEVILMSKAEVRLALHFIGEVDQLALALGQADLHLLREGDLWVLTSSRPARG, encoded by the coding sequence ATGCTCGAAAATCCCCCGGTTCACCGGCCCGCGTCGGCTTTGCACGCGGGCGACCTGTGCTACATTGAGCGCCCTTCGGGCGAGCCGAAGATAGACCTTTTGCGAAGGTTTTCAATGCGCGAGATGACCGGCTTGACGGTGCTGCGGATCGCGCTCGCGGGTGCGATTCTCGCCTTTTGGTTCGCGCCGGTCCGGGCGGCGTCGGTCTTCGACGTGGCGGGCGTGGCAGTGGACGTAACCGCCGATACCGCCGCCCAGGCCCGCGAACGGGCCTTGGCCGAGGGCGAGCGCGTCGCCTTTCGTCGCCTGCTGGAGCGGCTGACGCTGCGGTCCGACCATTCGCGCCTCCCGAACCCGCCGCGCGCCGAAATCGGCAACTACCTGCAGGATTTCTCCGTCGCCGACGAGAAAACCTCGCCGGTCCGCTATCTCGCCAAGCTCACGTTCCGCTTCAAAGCCGAGGAAATCCGCCGCTTGCTCGATCAGGTCGGCATCCCGTTCGCCGAAACCATGAGCAAACCGGTCTTGGTGCTACCGGTTTATCAGTCCGCCGGTGCGCTCCTGTTGTGGGACGACCCCAATCCGTGGCGATCGGCTTGGAGTCAAGTGACGGTGCGCGAGGGGTTGGTTCCATTGGTGTTGGCGGCTGGCGATTTGCAGGACGTGGCGGCGATCGGTGCCGAACAGGCGGCGGCCGCCGACGAAACGCGGCTTGCGGCGATCGCGGGCCGTTACGGCACCACCGACACCGTCGTTGCCGTCGCGACCATGGGCTACCAGCCGCAGCAGTCGGTTCCTTATGTCCGGGTCTTCGTGTCGCGCCACGGTCCGACCGCGCCCAAGGGGCGGACGGAAATTGAGATTACCGCGCAGGCCGGCGAAAACACCGGGCGTCTTCTCCAGCGCGCCGCCGCCGAGACGACTCGGCTGATCGAAGACGGCTGGAAGCGCGAAAACCTGCTCAGCCTCGGCCGCGCCTCGGTCGCGGCGGTGTCGGTGCCGATCGGCTCGCTCGCCGACTGGCTGGCGGTGCGCAAGAAGATGGGCGAAGTTTCGGTCGTGCGGCGAGCCGAGGTGATCCTGATGTCCAAGGCCGAAGTACGGCTCGCGCTTCATTTCATCGGCGAGGTGGACCAACTCGCGCTCGCGCTCGGTCAGGCGGATCTGCATCTTCTGCGCGAGGGCGACCTATGGGTCCTCACCTCCTCTCGGCCGGCGCGGGGATGA
- a CDS encoding phosphoribosylformylglycinamidine cyclo-ligase has translation MATTRQDPQTDPGLTYRDSGVDIDSGDALVEAIKPLARSTDRRGTMGGLGGFGALFDLKAAGYRDPILVSGTDGVGTKLKIAVAARMHDGIGIDLVAMCVNDLLVQGAEPLFFLDYFATGKLDVAVGRAVIAGIAEGCRQAGCALVGGETAEMPGMYAGEDYDLAGFAVGAVERDRVLTGAHVAAGDAILGLASNGVHSNGFSLVRRVVERAGFGFDARAPFDARQSLGQALLTPTRIYVKSGLAALKANGVHALAHITGGGLIENPPRVYSDRFAARIDMKKWRIPPVFRWLKATGNVAPEEMARTFNCGIGMIAIVAASEADAIVGILRDHGETVYPIGEIIPRATGPAVVLEGLDGAWRD, from the coding sequence ATGGCGACGACGCGCCAGGATCCGCAAACCGACCCCGGTCTTACTTATCGCGACTCGGGTGTCGACATCGATTCCGGTGATGCCTTGGTCGAGGCAATCAAGCCGCTCGCCCGTTCGACCGACCGGCGTGGGACGATGGGCGGGCTCGGCGGCTTCGGCGCGCTGTTCGATCTCAAGGCGGCGGGTTATCGCGATCCGATCCTGGTTTCCGGTACCGACGGCGTCGGTACCAAGCTCAAGATCGCCGTCGCAGCCCGCATGCACGACGGCATCGGCATCGACCTGGTCGCCATGTGCGTCAACGATCTGCTCGTCCAGGGCGCCGAGCCGCTGTTCTTTCTCGATTACTTCGCCACCGGCAAGCTCGACGTCGCCGTCGGTCGCGCGGTCATCGCCGGGATCGCCGAGGGTTGCCGCCAAGCGGGTTGCGCGCTGGTCGGCGGCGAGACCGCCGAAATGCCCGGCATGTACGCAGGCGAGGATTACGACCTCGCCGGCTTCGCCGTCGGCGCGGTCGAGCGCGACCGGGTGTTGACCGGCGCCCACGTCGCCGCCGGCGACGCCATTCTCGGGCTCGCTTCGAACGGCGTTCACTCTAACGGCTTCTCGCTCGTGCGCCGCGTGGTCGAGCGTGCCGGCTTCGGCTTCGACGCGCGCGCGCCGTTTGACGCGCGCCAGTCGCTCGGCCAGGCGCTGCTGACGCCGACGCGGATTTACGTCAAAAGCGGCCTCGCCGCGCTCAAGGCGAACGGCGTGCACGCGCTCGCCCACATCACCGGCGGCGGTTTGATCGAAAATCCGCCGCGCGTTTATTCCGACCGTTTCGCGGCGCGGATCGATATGAAGAAGTGGCGGATTCCGCCCGTGTTCCGCTGGCTGAAGGCGACCGGCAACGTGGCGCCGGAGGAAATGGCGCGCACTTTCAATTGCGGCATCGGCATGATCGCCATCGTCGCTGCGTCGGAGGCCGACGCAATCGTCGGGATTTTGCGCGACCACGGCGAAACTGTTTACCCCATCGGCGAAATCATTCCACGCGCGACCGGCCCGGCGGTCGTTCTCGAAGGACTCGACGGCGCATGGCGCGATTGA